In Haemorhous mexicanus isolate bHaeMex1 chromosome 6, bHaeMex1.pri, whole genome shotgun sequence, a single window of DNA contains:
- the ACTR10 gene encoding actin-related protein 10 yields the protein MPLYEGLGSGGEKTAVVIDLGQAFTKCGFAGETGPRCIIPSEIKKPDISKPVKVVQYNINTEELYSYLKEFIHMLYFRHLLVNPRDRRVVIIESVLCPSHFRDTLTRVLFKHFEVPSVLFAPSHLMSLLTLGINSAMVLDCGYAESLVLPIYEGIPILSCWGSLPLGGKAIHKELEYQLLEQCTVDTGLAKGQSLPSVMGSVPEDIVEDIKVRTCFVSDLQRGLKIQAAKFNIDGSAERPSPPPDVDYPLDGEKILHVVGPIRDSVVEILFEQDNEETSVATLILDSLVQCPIDTRKQLAENLVVIGGTAMLPGFLHRLMAEIRHLVEKPKYKEALATKTFRIHTPPAKSNCVAWLGGAIFGALQDILGSRSVSKEYYSQTGRIPDWCCLNNPPLEMMFDVGKAPPPLMKRAFSTEK from the exons gTGTGGGTTTGCAGGAGAAACAGGACCAAGATGCATCATCCCCAGTGAAATCAAGAAACCTGATATCTCAAAG cctgtcAAGGTGGTTCAGTACAACATCAATACAGAGGAGCTGTATTCCTACCTGAAGGAATTTATCCACATGCTGTATTTCAG gCATCTGCTGGTGAATCCCAGGGACCGGCGTGTTGTGATCATAGAGTCAGTCCTGTGCCCTTCACACTTCAGGGACACCCTCACCAGGGTCCTTTTCAAGCATTTTGAG GTaccttctgttttgtttgctcCAAGTCATCTGATGTCTCTCCTGACACTGGGGATCAACTCTGCCATGGTGCTGGACTGTGGATATGCAGAAAGCCTAGTGCTGCCT ATCTATGAGGGAATTCCTATCCTGAGTTGCTGGGGTTCCCTCCCCCTGGGAGGAAAGGCCATCCACAA GGAGCTGGAGtatcagctgctggagcagtgcacAGTGGACACAGGACTGGCCAAAGGACAAAGCCTTCCCTCCGTGATGG gctCAGTCCCAGAAGACATAGTAGAGGATATAAAAG TCCGCACTTGCTTTGTCAGTGATCTCCAGCGGGGGCTGAAAATCCAGGCAGCCAAGTTCAACATTGATGGCAGTGCTGAG cGTCCCTCACCTCCTCCTGATGTGGACTATCCCTTGGATGGAGAAAAGATTCTCCATGTAGTTGGCCCCATCAG AGACTCCGTGGTGGAAATCCTCTTTGAACAGGATAATGAAGAGACATCTGTTGCCACTTTGATCTTGGATTCACTGGTTCAG TGCCCCATAGACACCAGgaagcagctggcagagaaCCTGGTGGTGATCGGGGGCACTGCAATGCTGCCGGGCTTCCTGCACAGGCTCATGGCTGAGATCAGACACCTGGTGGAGAAACCCAAGTACAAGGAAGCTCTTGCCACTAAAACCTTCAGGATCCACACTCCCCCTGCCAAATCCAACTGCGTGGCCTGGCTGGGAG GAGCAATTTTTGGAGCTCTCCAGGACATCCTTGGGAGCCGCTCTGTGTCCAAGGAGTATTACAGCCAGACCGGCCGCATCCCCGACTGGTGCTGCCTCAACAACCCCCCTCTGGAAATGATGTTTGATGTTGGAAAAGCACCCCCACCGCTGATGAAAAGagctttttccacagaaaaataa